The genomic segment GTCCACAAAGTCATTAGTCAGCACTTCTGTAGCCACTTTCTCTTTCTGCAGATACTACAAAATAATCCTCCAGTAGAAATTGTAAAAGTTCAAAGGTTGGTCTGTTGTTTGGCTCACGCTCCCAGCAGCTCAACATTATGCCGCTGTAAAGAGCACAGGGACAGCCCATTGGTGGTGGCATGCGATAGCCATGTTTCACAGCTTTCAAAGCCTCATGGTTATTCATACATGGATAAGGCATCCTACCGAATGTTATCAGTTCATAAATAACTATACCAAATGACCATACATCAGATTTGATTGAAaacttattgtaaagagcagcTTCTGGCGCAGTCCATTTTACAGGGAACTTTGTGCCATCTTGGGGATTGTAAATGTCTTTTTTGATGACACATGCTAACCCAAAATCAGCCACTTTACATATAATACTTTCACCAACTAAGATATTTCTGGCAGCAAGATCTCTGTGGATGTAAGAATGTTCCTCAAGATAAGCCATTCCTCCTGCCACCTGGGCAGCCATATCAATAAGTTGTGGCAACTTGAGGTACTGCCCATCTCCCTTACGCATGTAGTCAAGTAATGCACCATACTTCATCAGCTCTGTGACAATGTAAATAGGTTCTTCAAGGGTACAAACTGCATATAAATGGAGTAAATTGGGATGAGAAAACTTTCTTATTTTTTGGGCCTCTGCAACAAACTTTTCTGCCTTCATTATCTTCATGGCGCCTGGCTTCAGTATCTTAATGGCCACAGGTACGCTGTTGCTCCACAGGCCTGACCACACCTCACTAAAGTTACCCATACCAAGCTTTTTGTCAAATTGCAACAAATTTCGATGAATCTCCCACTCCTCTTTGTAACTAAGGTATTTGGTCACTGGTGGATGAGGACAGACACATGGAACAGATAATCGTTGTGCTAGGCCATCAGCATTCTTCTGGTAGTAATCAATTAACTCTTGTATTGTGCAAAACATTACTCTTCTGGTGATGAAGTATTTATCGTTATGAAGTTGTCTGATACGATAATGTACTACTTTGTCCACAACTTTAAGTGACAGTGACAATGAACAGTTTGATGCTTTGTTAAAACGTACTAGAAATGCTCCAATTGGAATTTCTGCCCTAA from the Dysidea avara chromosome 13, odDysAvar1.4, whole genome shotgun sequence genome contains:
- the LOC136242790 gene encoding tyrosine-protein kinase SRK3-like, with product MNRSEAEKWLFRAEIPIGAFLVRFNKASNCSLSLSLKVVDKVVHYRIRQLHNDKYFITRRVMFCTIQELIDYYQKNADGLAQRLSVPCVCPHPPVTKYLSYKEEWEIHRNLLQFDKKLGMGNFSEVWSGLWSNSVPVAIKILKPGAMKIMKAEKFVAEAQKIRKFSHPNLLHLYAVCTLEEPIYIVTELMKYGALLDYMRKGDGQYLKLPQLIDMAAQVAGGMAYLEEHSYIHRDLAARNILVGESIICKVADFGLACVIKKDIYNPQDGTKFPVKWTAPEAALYNKFSIKSDVWSFGIVIYELITFGRMPYPCMNNHEALKAVKHGYRMPPPMGCPCALYSGIMLSCWEREPNNRPTFELLQFLLEDYFVVSAERESGYRSAD